The sequence TACCTTCAGTTTTAATAATCCGTTGGGAGCTTGTCCTGTTTGTGAAGGTTTCGGTAAAACAATGGGTATTGATGAAGATCTTGTGATACCTAATAAAACATTATCAATATATGAAGAAGCAGTTGCATGTTGGAAAGGTGAGAAAATGAGTTGGTATAAAGATCAATTCATAAATGTGGCTCATAAATTTGATTTCCCTGTTCATAAGCCATACAGACAATTATCACCAAAACAAAAAGAAGTATTATGGGAGGGTAATGAATATTATAACGGCTTATATTCTTTTTTTAAAATGATTGAAAAGAAGAGCCGAAAAATCCAGTACAGAGTGATGTTGTCTCGCTACAGAGGCAAAACAACTTGTTATCATTGCAAAGGAACTCGACTAAAAAAAGAAGCGAGTTATGTTAAGATAAACAAAAAGTCAATCAGTGATCTTGTGAATATTTCAATTGTTGAACTAAAAGCATTTTTTGAATCAATTAAATTATCAGAACATCAATTAAAAACAGGTGAAAGACTATTGGCAGAGATAAAAAACAGAATTCAATATTTGGATGATGTCGGTTTGAGTTATTTAACACTCAACAGATTATCTTCGACTTTATCAGGCGGAGAATCACAAAGGATTAATTTGTCAAGTTCATTAGGCAGCAGTTTAGTCGGTTCGTTATATATATTGGATGAGCCCAGTATTGGTTTGCATTCTAAAGATACCGGTTTGTTAATTAAGGTATTGAAACAATTAAGAGACATTGGAAATACTGTAATTGTAGTTGAACATGATGAAGAAATAATTAAAAAATCTGATCGAATAATTGATATTGGCCCTTTTGCCGGAACAGAAGGAGGTGAGATTGTTTTTGAAGGAACTTATAATGAGATATTGAAAAACGAAGATACTCAAAATAACTCATTGACGGTTAAATATCTTAAAGGGAAAATGTCGGTACCTTTACCGGAAAAAAGGAGGATTTCAAATAATTATATCAAATTAACCGGAGCGAGTCATAATAATTTAAAGGCAATTGATGTAAGCTTTCCTTTAAACGTGATGACCGTTGTAACAGGAGTAAGCGGATCAGGAAAATCATCATTAGTAAGAGATATTTTGTTTCTTGCATTAAGCAGAGAGATAAATGATTATGGGAAAAAGCCCGGAAGTTATGCTTCAATTGAAGGCGATCTTAAATTAATTGATGAAATTGAATTTGTAAATCAAAACCCGATAGGTAAATCATCAAGATCAAATCCTGTTACATATATTAAAGCATTTGATGAGATAAGAAAGTTATTTGCAATTCAACAAAATGCAAAAATCAATGGTTTTAAGCCCGGACATTTTTCTTTTAATGTTGACGGAGGAAGATGCGAAACATGCAGGGGTGAAGGTGAAATAAGAATTGAGATGCAATTTATGGCAGATGTACATTTAGAATGTGAGGAATGCAAAGGAAAACGTTTTAAAGACGAAGTGCTGGATGTAGAATATAA comes from Bacteroidales bacterium and encodes:
- the uvrA gene encoding excinuclease ABC subunit UvrA, which produces MPNIVKKSELYSENIEIKGAKEHNLKNIDITVERDKFTVITGLSGSGKSSLAFDTLYAEGQRRYVESLSSYARQFLGRLHKPEVEYIKGIPPAIAVEQKVNTSNPRSTVGTSTEIYDYLKLLFARIGETFSPKSGKKVKRHSVTDVSNFLLSFPESTKAIILAPIHVISNRTCLEQLQVLLKQGFSRVEFDEKIEKIDELIKNESLKKPKSAFIVIDRISVSNDDDTIGRIGDSVQTAFYEGTGECLIKVFTKNELIKESFSNRFEADGIKFEIPTVHTFSFNNPLGACPVCEGFGKTMGIDEDLVIPNKTLSIYEEAVACWKGEKMSWYKDQFINVAHKFDFPVHKPYRQLSPKQKEVLWEGNEYYNGLYSFFKMIEKKSRKIQYRVMLSRYRGKTTCYHCKGTRLKKEASYVKINKKSISDLVNISIVELKAFFESIKLSEHQLKTGERLLAEIKNRIQYLDDVGLSYLTLNRLSSTLSGGESQRINLSSSLGSSLVGSLYILDEPSIGLHSKDTGLLIKVLKQLRDIGNTVIVVEHDEEIIKKSDRIIDIGPFAGTEGGEIVFEGTYNEILKNEDTQNNSLTVKYLKGKMSVPLPEKRRISNNYIKLTGASHNNLKAIDVSFPLNVMTVVTGVSGSGKSSLVRDILFLALSREINDYGKKPGSYASIEGDLKLIDEIEFVNQNPIGKSSRSNPVTYIKAFDEIRKLFAIQQNAKINGFKPGHFSFNVDGGRCETCRGEGEIRIEMQFMADVHLECEECKGKRFKDEVLDVEYKAKNIYDILELTVDEAYIFFSENNETKKISDLIRPLADVGLGYVKLGQSSNTLSGGESQRIKLASFLSKEKSFKKTMFIFDEPTTGLHFHDINKLLKSFNALLDRGHTIVIIEHNLEVIKSADYIIDLGPEGGDKGGYLLFEGSPEDLVNCKESYTAKYLKEKLH